In Liquorilactobacillus nagelii DSM 13675, the following proteins share a genomic window:
- a CDS encoding GNAT family N-acetyltransferase yields MDIKIITKDNEEGLLLSNNPFAISGELVVKRNSDCWSYDIKRYSQAKVRRQTFPDENYSLKDVNNTGFALGAFDNNQPIGLAIFQDQRTKYLYLADLKVSKKYRRRGVAKLLLNKAKKLAEAQKYLGFWVIAQNNNLGACLFYLKYGFIIGGLDTKVYDHSSQAEKQNVHFYYDF; encoded by the coding sequence ATGGATATAAAAATCATAACCAAGGATAATGAAGAGGGGCTGTTGCTGTCCAATAATCCTTTTGCTATTTCAGGTGAATTAGTTGTTAAAAGAAATAGTGATTGTTGGAGCTATGATATAAAAAGGTATTCGCAAGCTAAAGTGCGCCGGCAAACTTTCCCTGATGAAAATTATTCATTAAAAGATGTAAACAATACCGGCTTCGCTTTGGGTGCTTTTGACAATAATCAACCAATTGGCTTGGCAATTTTTCAAGACCAGCGGACTAAGTATTTATACCTCGCCGACTTGAAAGTAAGTAAGAAATATCGTCGAAGGGGCGTTGCAAAGTTATTATTAAATAAAGCAAAAAAATTAGCCGAGGCTCAAAAATATTTGGGCTTTTGGGTGATTGCACAAAATAACAATCTGGGAGCATGCCTTTTTTATCTGAAGTACGGTTTTATCATCGGCGGGCTTGATACAAAAGTATATGATCATTCTTCTCAAGCCGAAAAGCAAAATGTTCATTTTTATTATGATTTCTAG